The Xyrauchen texanus isolate HMW12.3.18 chromosome 4, RBS_HiC_50CHRs, whole genome shotgun sequence genome segment CAACATCCATATTTCAACTCTATGTTTTGAAATATGACACACAATGTCATATTTCTGCACATTTAAGCACAAGCTATACAGAGTTTGTCCCTTGCATATCCATTTGCAATAACAATTTGTAAAACTGAATGAGAGCTTCCTTTGAGAAAAGGCTGATCTCATGACTGGCTATAATCTGTTGAGCGATTGCCTTTACTAATATCCTACTGACAGACACACTAGAACTAAACTGAGCTTTGTAGTAGAAAGAGGTATCTAAATAACTCTCATATTGTCCATTTACTTATTAAagatcatatactgtacataatgaaATATTGTAGAGTAATTGCAGCAGTGTTAGAACAGTTCCATTTTGAAGCACTATGGCAGCCATCTTTCTTTTAGTCTGGTTGTTATAACTCTTCTAATCTCATCTTGTCGCTATTCATCATCTTTATCCTTTACTTCTGCACCGCTAACACTGCTGAGCAGACAGTGGCCTTATTTCCCATTGGAGAGGGCCATTGTAATAGGATAGGTGAGGGATTACAGGTAAGATGTCCAAGACGTCTAACTTTGGCCAAATCTAAAGTGTCTCACCCAACCATGGGCATGGAGGTTCAAGGGCTCCACTCTCACCATTGAGTGGGCATTTGGCTCATTTTAGCATCTCAAAGGGGGGATCACCTCTCAAAAATTTGGGCTGACCGTTGGACTACGATATTAACCAGAATAGAAGCTTTGCTTGGACTGAACTGATCTGATTTTATTTTCTAACACACAAGGAAATTTTACGGATTACACAAAATTATCCACTTTTGCACAGAACATTGAAGCTGCGACTCTCTCTTTCAAAGACTTCACAATCTTTCCAAGTTTGAACACACCTCTCCATTTCTTCCTTTTCTCAAATCTCTATCAGTAAACCTTTTCATCATGGTTGTGGGTAAGATGAAGTTAACTTTTCAGAAAAGGGTCAAGTTGGCCCAGCGTTTATGGCTGCTCTCTTGGATGGCAACTCTGGGCGGAGCGATTACCTTCACGTTAGGATGCTTCCTAAAGACTGAACTTCAAAGGAGGGCAGAGGTATACAAATAACCCTCATCTTTTTCATTTACTTAATTGATATTTAATAATATTGTAGTGATCAGATTTGGACTTCCAAATTGCTATGAATACATTCAATAGTAAACTGAATAACATTGGtagaagcattttttattttgcaacaaCTGATTATAACAGTACATTCTTTGTGTAAGAATTTTCCTTTGTGTGCAAAAAGTGCTGTTTCTacctttattttataaatgtttaaggATTTGATCATTTCAATTTCtatgatattttaatatataaatatagtgcaAGGGCCATTGTAAACTTGTCTTGAAATATCTGGCATGGATTAACCTATGTGAATGAAAATATTATCTAACCCGGCTATAATAGGTAATAAGTTGCTGTCCTTTACAAATGCGATCTTCTAGATGTCTAGATGTGTCATAAACAACCTACTGAAGAAGACGGGTATTCGTCTTAACCGGGGCAGGCATGATAACCTAGTTTTTCAAACCAGACTATCCAACTTGGTGATTATATTCCCAtacatatgtttatttaatgcATGTAGACCACCCAGAAAGCACacatacatctctgagatgtttgTTGAAGAGCATTTAATCTGAAAAGcttctgataaacatcttaaaaagagcaAATTAACGATCATTCTAAATCACAAATGcgtcaaagacatctgctgaatgtccttTTGACATCCAagaggaaacgtcttatagacAAATTGCAGATGAACAAACAGTCTAAAAATACaacttccagatgtaaacacacacatcaaatagacgtttGGGttatgtacatgtgctatcaagGCACATTTTATTTCATGGGaggacaaaacattttaaatgaccacaacaaaaacaatattttttatgtttattttctccccttttttggaatgcccaattcccaatgcgctctaggtcctagtggtggcgtaatgacctcaattgcctccacgtctgagaccgtcaatgtgcgtattttatcacgtggcttgttgagcgcgttaccgtggccccagcaagagcgagaaccacattaaagcatccacgaggaggttaccccatgtgactctaccttccctagctaccgggccaatatggttgcttaggagacttggctggagtcgaactcgcgactccacgggtggtagtcagcgtctttgcttgctgagctacccaggcccctccatTTATGATAAATCTCCTATTCAAGTGTCAGTTCAAATCAAAAACTTATAGTAAGATACAAAgaaggtatagctgcaggccggagacctccaaatgtggcagaatctccaaaagagtTAGTCCAGAAGGGGGCGTGGTTACTCCAAAAGAACATGTTGTGCTCACTTTGCGCTGCACGCCCAGGTCACAAGCTGTCtttatgttgtgctgaggttcagtcACTTCAGTCTGAGATTTTGGGTTTGTGTGTCACCGAACTCTCTCACAGGTGTCCAgtcttgtttttgtcacctgttgTGTGCATTACGTGGCGTTTGCCTTGTGATGTAcgctcaggttttgtttagtgtgagaatgcatggcatcgctttgtttgccATTGCTACAtattctctcgtcttgtttgtcagttggcatgagcgtattttgccttattgtcttggcaatgtgcgctcatgccattcgggtgttttgttgtcttgtgagaacacgtggctttgttttgtttctgtatcgccgcGTGTCTCTCTTACGGCATaccctgcctccttgtttgcccattattagttaatttgttaCCTGTCTGATTTCCTTCCCTGTTTTACTCTCCTTGTGTGTGCTGttcagtgccagttcatcttgtgtgcttgtgtatttGGTCAGTCTGTTGGTTTGTTCCAGTCAGTCTTGTGTGTTGGTCCTGTCTTTGATTCTTGGTTCCCCATTACCCTCTGCCACAGCCCGGATTACATTTTCCCCTATGGagtagtttgtgtttgttttcctcTTTGTGGGAGTTTTATGTTGgattttgtgttttaatttttgtattaaataaacctgCAGCTATATTCTGCTCTAACATACCCCAGAAGTAACAAACTCCCTTGAATCTCTTTATAAACATAAAGAAATCTAAACTGCAACTTTTTAAGCCAGTGGTTAACTTGACAACATTTGGCCAATATTAAAGTTATTCCACCTATTAGAAATATTATTAGAAATTGCTCATCTTCCAAAAATTGTGAACACAGCTATCCAGATGTCACAATAGACACAGTCTAATGCAATTAAACTAATGCACGCTTGTCTTTTAGGTAATGCATAACACAGACATCCACTGTGTGCCCAACACCTTGATGATTGTGGGTCTGGCTTCAATGGGCATCAATTACTTTGCTGGTCGAATCTGCCAGGACGCCCTAGATGCTGGGCATTTTCCACGATGGAAGACCTTCTTAAAGCCCTATTTTGGATGCTCGGTATTCTTCACCACCCTCATGCTCATCTCAGTCATCTTGAGTTACGTCATGAAAGGCAGCCTGGAGTCCTCCCTGAAGATCGGGCTGAAGAATGGCATCAGGTTCTACAAGGACACCGACACTCCTGGCCGGTGCTTCCAGAAGCAGACCATAGACCACCTTCAGATGGAGTTCCAGTGCTGTGGTAACAATGACTACAAAGATTGGTTTGAGGTGCAGTGGATCAGCAACCGTTACCTGGATTTCAGCTCTAAGGAAGTTAAGGAGTGAGTCATTGAGTAACATCCAAATTTCAGTAAATACACATAATCAACTAAATTAACAATTAGGCCTCTAttatcaccaaacagaattgcaaaaataatgattgttttcaaaaacAGGTGTTCTAAACACTCCCACGTCAGTCATTTGTCGAAAAAAACATCCTCTGAACGTTTGGGATGCTTAAACAAATGCCCCATACTTCTCAGGGAACTCAACCAACAaattatttatagttgtctctgcaaattGAAATGGGATGGGAGAAATTATTTGaacatataaataattaaatcacctTTTTCAAGTATATTTTGGGAGGAACAGTTTGCTGACTTTTGTGCGTTTTATCAACATGTACAAACACGTACAAACATGATGCAGTGATGTTTGTAgacatgaaatcagagaccctcctttCTATGAAATATAATCCTATGTGGTCACAGGAGATTTGAGATGCATGTCAATACCAGGTTGAAGATTTGTGATTGGATTATTGTAGATAAATGTTAATACCAGATGCAAATAGGTCCTGTTATAACTACAGTAAGTCAGCAAAGGCTCAATTACACTACAtgctgttaaaacattttttatcccTGATTTGCAGTCAGGCCAAGTCAGTGCTCATTGGCAATAGTCAACAGATTTGACAGAAAACTGCATAATATATGTTTGGTACCAACTCTGATTTACTACACTCAGACTACTTTTCCATCAATTCGGAAGTTATCGAACATGTTTGAATTTTTCGAGGCTGCAATCCATGACTGCAGGGGAATCTCGTAGTGTTCTATGATCCAATCGTCTGACAGGGGTGTATGAGGCAATCGTCTGAAGGGGGTGCACGAGGCAATCGTCTGATGAGAACTGTGTTTTTTACGACTGCTGTCAAGTCCCTTAGTAACATATAATGTGTAGAGGAACGGTAAGATGTTGCTCATCTATAAGGGtcggtgccctacacagactgcataTATTGCATATAGGAAGCGGCGGCCCTGTATAGAGGCCATACTGGTGCAGGTTTCAAACCAAGACCGTAGCTTATTGCACTTGGCTCATGTCTTACAAAACTCGGAACATAGAGTAGCAGTAACAGTAATGTTCCCATGTATGTTTGTTAACATCTGTAGGGGTTTCCACGTGAATTTGTGATCGGATAGGATCTATTTGAAAGTGGGGTACTGTGTCATACTCAGTCGTTTGGTGTGCGATGGCCAATTTTGATTTGTAGTCATTTAAATAGTAGGTAACTATGTGGTACAGTCCCTAATATATTTGTACCTTAATCctgttcatatttaaaaaaaattgtgtagtgtaatccagccttAAGTCATTGTTAATACAACAATATTGTgtgtaagtcaagtcaagtcaagagtTTTCTAGGGTTTCATTGGTGACCCATGCAACTAGCCAGAATTTGCAATGATTCAAGGGTGTTTTCAttcttcattttctttcttcatcCTCAATTCTCCAGTCGCATAAAAAGCAACGTGGATGGTCGTTACTTGGTTGATGGTGTGCCCTTCAGTTGCTGCAACCCTAGTTCCCCCAGACcctgtatccaaaataaaatcaCCAACAACACTGCCCACTACAACTACGAGCACCTAAGCGAAGAACTCAACATCTTCACTCACGGTTGCAGAGAAGCCCTGGTCAACTATTATATGGGACTGATGAACACCATTGGAGCTGTAGTACTGTCCGTCTTTCTGATTCAGGTACATGGTAGAATGTGATTCCCTGTATACAGGGTAGATACTTTATTTACTTTGATGcttgaggctgtgagggatggaAGTACAGTCCATTCTATGGATTCCCTGCTGAAACAAACAGCATTGCTGATTACCAacacatgttgtgttttggatgctggtgtgctggtgttcccagcaggCTTCTTAACTAGGTTTACCAGTaagacttccttggtcaaccatCATCACAATAAAGACTAGCCGACCAGCTTCACCAGCCAAGTTTTGCTGGGCCATCCTCTACACTAGCacaaaccagctaaaaccagattTGGCCAACATGGAAATTCATGCAGGGTTGTACTGTTGTGTACAGTACCTCAGTGTTGGCCATTCAGATGATGAAACAAAGAAAATACATCTTTTCAAAACATTTCCAGtgcacaaaattaaatgttaaattggATTTAACCAACAACCTTCTAGTTATTTGTGACCACGTGTCCATGAAACCTTCGCTGCATGTGTGTGATACTCTAGTCAACTCAAGTCGTATATACACAcgatgcacacaaacacattacagAAGACTAGAAAAACTGGGCTGTATGGCAACAGTCCATACAgtctgtgctgatgatgaaatttatgCTGGGACACGGAAAACCAAAAAATACTTTAGCCTTTTAATATGGTGCAACCCATTGAACAGtctgtctatccctcacagctttgttttcattaagaaatcaaattaaatatggcatctaACCTGACTAAGATCAATTGATTTGTAAAAAACAAGATTGCTTTGGAagagtcccggttctccctatggccagtccacccctgacagtaaccatagtatcatcgtggtattttgtagtaaaatcatagtaaccacaaaactaaaacatggttactaaatTAACACCAAATTGAAGTAACACTAtgttgaaatgtttaaaaacGAGACTGGCTTctgacaaaaaaaacatggttactacaatattactaaaaccatggttcatttacACATAGCAAACCTTTCTCTCATCTCCACGACTTTCACATTGACCAAATcactttatataattttttatgtattattataagtagtatttaaATTAGTATTCATACTTGAATCTGAATAAATGAAGCAATGTTTGAAATAAAGACCACCCAGTTCCACACAAATCCACTTTTATCCAGCCATAATACATTCTAGTAACATAAACCTGTATGTTGTTTAACAGTTCATAATTCATATAGATTTCCACAGAATGAATCAACCATTTCTTCCCTGTCTCCCCTATTCAATGACCTCCGCAGTGCTCAGTGCTGGCCAGTGTGCGCCTCCTGCAGACTTCTTTGGAGGCCATTTCAGGACAGGAGAACGTAGAGATCGAAACAGAAGGCTACTTGCTGGAGAAGGGAGTGAAGGAGACCTTCTTGGAGTACATGGATCCTGTGCTGAAACTCCTGTTTCTGAACCAGGTATCTCCTCCTGAGGGCAACGCTGAAGCAGAGGCCTCTGGGACAAAAACTACCACCAGCTAAAGAGCCCGAATTTTGTCTGACCAATGAAATTATTTCAAATGGAGGCTGAGAAGACCCGTCAGTTCTGTTAATTTATGATCAAtatattgttttagttttttctgtttcaattACCTAAATATCAAAGaattgtttgtttcatttatactattataaaataattgtccTTAAATGTATCAATCCTGTTCAGCAGTATCAACATGTACAATTTCCTGAGAAGTCTCAGCAAGTGATAAGATAACTCCACTGTCAATTCTGTTGCACCGACTACTTGACTAGTCGATTAGTTCAGCCTAGTCTACATATTGGGTCTGTTCTTTGGCCATGCAAAACCACTATACTGTATGGTATACAAGGTAAACATTGACCAGCCAACTAGTTGACTACTTTTCTGGATGACTTGTCAACTAGTAAATAGGAGTATTCATGCAAGCCCAACCCCTCAACCCATGGCACATATGCTAGGCTTGGGGTGAGTAAATGTCTGTTCTTTAATGTCAGGAGAAAATTGGTGTAGCTTTGGCTGTGAAATGACTTGCATTATGCTTTTGAGTTTGAATCTGGAGTGGTAAGATGTTTTGGAGTGACTGAGCAGTTTCTTAAAAACTGGAAGTCTTTAAGACTTGTAATTTCCCAATTAAAAAACCATGTTGTACCTTTAGAAGTGAAGTTTTTTATAGCGTATTTTGTTATACTTCATACTATATGGTACAACAGTATCTTAATTGCAATGATAAAACAAAATAGTATCCTGGAAGCTCCTAATAATCTGAACCTTACACATATCCTAAAAAGTAGGACGAGTAGTAAGACTTAAAATTAAGTAGTCGTCGCTGCATCACATGTGgcacatttgcataaagttgaactCTGTCGCATTGTTAATGGTATCTGTTGCCTGCCTTGAACCAACAACTCTCATTGAACATTAATAACTTCCTGTAACTTTGTTGCAAAtcactggcagtgtgaactcCGCTTGAATCTAAGTTTCTGTCTAACCACAACACAAAAGCCCTGTTTCTTGGTTTCTATTTGTGTGGCATTGTGCTGGGTAGCCCCACACAATGagaaatctcattggtctaaaATCCTGCTCTGCATAGCTGTACATGAAACATCAAATCATTTTTGACTGGCTGCGATTGTGTTACGTGCTGCAGCATTcgctttcagtgtggacaagaaTATTACTTGTTGCTGGAAACCTGTCACATTGCACCTGGTTAAGACATACATTTGATTTATCTTAAATTCATTATgtattcattaaaacaaatgtcaaattcatttttgaaaatctgatgaaacatttgtttttctttttcttttctcatcCAGTGtaattgcatatttaaacataaatacttgaaaaataaatcatgtgaAGAGATTGTGTAGACCAGGGGTtgggaacgtcaggcctcagggccgtaTAAGGCCCGCAAGACAACTTTACCCGGCCCATGAGgccatttgaaaaataatttgaaaaataaataaaaatacaataaaaataatgattacaattaattttaaatgataacaatgcaaaatactgtataatagacagacctttCAGTGTTTTTTTCTTGGTGCGTCAGCACGTAACAGGTAGCGTACACTAATTTTAAcacacaatcagaaattgcaagcaattttatGGCTCGCGAATAATTTCATAAACACTTGAATGGCCCTTAATAggaaaaaggttccccacccctgatgTAGACGAGGCTCAGTGCTCTGAAAATGCTATGAAACTCAATATTGCACTCGAAGGCCTACACAGAAAATGGTCTGGTCTAATAAATCTGATGTTTTGAACTGCTTTGTAGAGCCATTTTGTTGAAATAGACGTATACTGTATTCCCTCTTTTTATTGTCTCATTCTTTCAAactgaacacacaaacatacaggtACAGACATTTATGTTCACAACAAAGTGAGCAGAAAGCTCTACATATATTCACACAGGCATATAACCTTATGCAGATACACAAACACTTTCACGTGCACACAGATTAGAGACAGATACTGGATAATGAAGGATGATGGGTAATAGCATATACAGTGAAAGCCTTGTCTGTCTGTGTCCTCTAGTCTGACACCTCTATCTTGTCCTAATCTTTTAATACGCAAACTGCTGCACAAGCACTCACACTCACTGCATCCGATTTGTCTCAAATGGCACCCTCTGCCCTTGTGGTCTTCCTCTGAGTGCAGACTTTGGCTGTGTcccgtttggaaggctgcatcctccggaggtcgcaaaCATCATCGAGGCTCAATAAGCGAGTAGaacacttcgaatgcgaccttctttcacaggaatttggaggatgcatgaggtgtatccttcatgggcattcacaacccacaattctttgcttcattggaaatgtctaaaaaaaaaaaaaagatgccaaTTTGCCCAAAAacatgatgttcaaatgcaagtttATAATAGCTCTAAtgagattagaaacagtgtgaTGGAGGGGAATGTCCCCCTCCTACTGTATCTCACTCACTGTATCGGAGATAAGTGTCTGCATGAAACAGAAACATGAGCAGATGCTGAAGTGTGCCAAAGGCACAtctctaaattgttttattttcttttgatttgatttatttttatatggaaaatgatgtgacgACAATAATGGtatgctgtaaaaaataaaacctaattttacagaaaagaaCTAAAAAATGTTACAGTAGTTTTCTGTTTTGCACTAAATGCACTAAAAGTTTTGCAGAGAAACACCATTATTTTACAGGTATTCCTGATTTATTATGATCAAACACCTTCAATAAGTGATTGCACTAAAAGTTCTTGTAATGTTTGGATAACATGGATTAGGGCAGAGgatactgggaaatgtagtgcaggagaaagcttcaaaataagagtcctttaacactgtggagacaaactgtgacagttCTACAGAGAAACActgttattttaaatgcattttacagGTATTCCTGATTGATTTTGATCAAacacattcaattaaataaagacatttttttatgaAGTGTTTGCTTGTGTGATGTATTTAATGCATTGTTTTATACAGTTTATTAATTGCAACAAATATTTGTTTCTGTAGTGGTTTGTTATTATTGTATGTTAGACTTTGCtccttcataattgttttacagtttaaaaaacagttttttcaccaaaaaatgaagattcactctcatttactcactctcatgcatcccagatgtgtgtgactttctgtcttctacagaacacaaattaagatttcaagaagaatatctctgctctgttggtccatacaatggaattgaatggtgaccagaactttgaagctccaaaaatataatccatgtctttaggcTTTTTGGCTCAAGCCACTGTGGCTAGTGGTTTCCAAGGTCACTAGCCACTCAACATTTTCACTAGTCAAAATCCCCTGCCTCGCAAAAAGTGATATAACTGGACAAcgtaactgcatgcatttgttttgacATTATTTAAGGAAGACTGATATTAGTTTAGTAGGACACAGGCCTAATTAGTTGTCACCTCTACAATATCGATGTCACAGAAATTTAGAACAGGAGGAAAATCTGTCAATAATTTATACATAACTCATGGAAGTTTTAATCCCTTCATTCTAAATTGTACTTGCGTATATGAAAGTTTATCATTGTTCTACCATGTctaacagtggcatttgtaatgaTAAAGCCATTACCATAGGTAAGACCATGGGATCCTCATTATGTGGTTAGGTTAATGTAGATAgtcttttctaaaaaataaacaatagtatttgttataaaaaaaaaatttaaaaacaccaAGTGCCTAAAATCATTAGAAACTAAAACTTTTACAGTTGTAATAAATGTCCCTTTAAtgcagacaaaaaacaaaaccaaaaaaattggtaaaacattACCAAATACCAAACCATTTTAGTAAGGATGATAATGTGCAACTTAAAAACCAATATTATTTGTCTCCTCTTTACCACGTAATTGCTGTTTATAATGGGGGATGTCTAGGGGAGTTTGAGGGGTTTCATTTCCTCCATATAGAGCTTTATACAAGAAcgttcaagctcgattacacttcctatagcgccatctagcgctatTTGCATGCTCAAACACtggaaagtgtaatcaagcttgaaatcatgatcgtgtctaGAGACTAACATGGCAATTTGcacagtaaaaaaggagttacattttggtctgttcttacccaaaatcaATTaagatcactttagaagacatggattaaaccactggagtcttgtgggttactgctgcctttatgtgctttttgggccttcacaattttgctcaccattcacttattgacatacagagctgaaatagtcttctaaaaatatttgtgtttatctttgtgaaaaaagaaagtcatacacatctgagatggcgtgagggtgagaaaatgattttaaattttggggtgaactatccctttaaataggctgtaacacagttaaattCCCATATGTTGAGGAAGatggcttttatttttttttattttttactttaaatatagTATTTCAGATACCATACAAAGTTATTCTTCTCAAATTTGTGTCAATAAACATGttgggggatttttttttatcatgtagcctacttattttattttattctctttcCTGGACAGCTCTGGATCTTGTAAAATAATGATCCTAAAGCTAAACATCGACCCTGCCTACACATAGAGATACAAAAAGGGTGTGCAAGATAAATGCTGTCGTTATAGGGAGAGGCAGTACTTTAGAACGGGAGTTGGCAAGTTGCATTGCACCAGCTTTCCTCTTTCGCCACCTACACAAGAGCAACCTACCCAACCACACAGCTGCTGTACTCAGAAACCGATTTCAATAGCGGCACTTAGCGTTGTAAAGTCCGAATCATTTTGCGAATCGGTTCGTTCGG includes the following:
- the LOC127638084 gene encoding RDS/peripherin-like protein xRDS35, encoding MVVGKMKLTFQKRVKLAQRLWLLSWMATLGGAITFTLGCFLKTELQRRAEVMHNTDIHCVPNTLMIVGLASMGINYFAGRICQDALDAGHFPRWKTFLKPYFGCSVFFTTLMLISVILSYVMKGSLESSLKIGLKNGIRFYKDTDTPGRCFQKQTIDHLQMEFQCCGNNDYKDWFEVQWISNRYLDFSSKEVKDRIKSNVDGRYLVDGVPFSCCNPSSPRPCIQNKITNNTAHYNYEHLSEELNIFTHGCREALVNYYMGLMNTIGAVVLSVFLIQCSVLASVRLLQTSLEAISGQENVEIETEGYLLEKGVKETFLEYMDPVLKLLFLNQVSPPEGNAEAEASGTKTTTS